One window of the Cryptomeria japonica chromosome 7, Sugi_1.0, whole genome shotgun sequence genome contains the following:
- the LOC131856810 gene encoding uncharacterized protein LOC131856810 yields the protein MRQNVSWEPPEPGYYKLKFDGVAKGNSGEAGYGCIIRDSRGEMVVGISGYLGIASNIVAEFTALEREFKVTRVYREANTSADYLANKGVVSKCEIEEHISIGQSAQLSKIVRDDMSCSLQNTRKGIG from the exons ATGAGGCAGAATGTCAGCTGGGAACCCCCTGAGCCTGGGTACTATAAATTAAAATTTGATGGGGTTGCCAAAGGGAATTCGGGTGAGGCAGGTTATGGATGCATAATCAGAGATAGTAGGGGTGAGATGGTGGTTGGAATCTCAGGTTACTTGGGCATAGCGAGCAATATTGTTGCAGAGTTCACTGCACTTGAGAGAG AGTTCAAAGTGACACGCGTTTACCGTGAGGCAAATACAAGTGCAGACTACTTGGCAAATAAGGGTGTGGTGTCTAAATGTGAAATTGAAGAACACATATCCATAGGACAAAGTGCACAACTCTCCAAGATTGTGAGGGACGATATGTCATGTTCTTTGCAGAACACTAGAAAGGGTATaggataa